A stretch of the Panicum virgatum strain AP13 chromosome 9N, P.virgatum_v5, whole genome shotgun sequence genome encodes the following:
- the LOC120693421 gene encoding basic blue protein-like, producing MAQGRGSATTRCLAVGGLLAACLLLGAADAATHSVVWSFNADTWPRGKSFRAGDVLEFNYDPSLHNVVAVDASGYNSCGSSGRTYSSGRDRITLGPGTNYFICSLNGHCGMGMKMAVNAS from the exons ATGGCTCAGGGAAGGGGCAGTGCGACGACACGGTGCCTCGCCGTCGGCGGCCTGCTCGCCGCGTGCCTCCTCCTtggcgccgccgacgcggccACCCACAGCGTCGTCTGGTCGTTCAACGCGGACACCTGGCCCCGGGGCAAGAGCTTCCGCGCCGGGGACGTCCTCG AGTTCAACTACGACCCCTCCCTGCACAACGTGGTGGCCGTGGACGCCAGCGGCTACAACAGCTGCGGCTCCTCCGGCAGGACCTACAGCTCCGGGAGGGATCGCATCACGCTCGGCCCCGGGACCAACTACTTCATCTGCAGCCTCAACGGGCACTGCGGGATGGGGATGAAGATGGCCGTCAACGCCAGCTGA
- the LOC120687848 gene encoding aldehyde oxidase GLOX-like translates to MELRSVRGNDHARHLALLLLLACAFAGGIAPATASGAGGRWELLQRSIGVSAMHMQLLHNDRVIIFDRTDFGRSNLSLPGGRCRVNPRERVLPAGDCTAHSAEYDVAANVARPLFVFTDTWCSSGTVAPDGSLVQTGGWNDGYRCARTMPVCGGGDRSCDWSEKQDALTANRWYATNQILPDGRAFIIGGRRQFSYEFYPKADPSDTSVVQMPFLMQTRDPEENNLYPFVHLSIDGNLFIFTNNRAILLDYKRNKVVRTYPVLAGGDPRNYPSSGSSVLLPLSPNPTEAEVLVCGGAPSGSYNSTKGGARIFVPALTTCGRIKITDASPAWVIETMPSPRVMGDMILLPNGAEVAIINGAADGTAGWEAASTPNYAPVIYRPNHSPGDRFEEQAATGVPRLYHSSVVLLRDGRLLVGGSNPHIYYNFSDVRYPTELSLEAFSPEYLDPSNDLLRPRILSPSPTGAAASVTYGAKLALKFSVPASARRRRRRGGAGAGSGSGGLEEVSVTMVAPSFTTHSLAMNQRLLFLEVAKTAAVRGLAGTYYVSATMPATAVLAPPGYYMVFVVNGHVPSEGIWVHIQ, encoded by the coding sequence ATGGAGCTCAGATCAGTTCGGGGGAACGACCATGCCCGCCACCTCGctctcctcctgctcctcgccTGCGCCTTCGCCGGCGGCattgcgccggcgacggcgagcggcgccggcgggaggtGGGAGCTCCTGCAGCGAAGCATCGGGGTGTCGGCCATGCACATGCAGCTCCTGCACAACGACCGCGTCATCATCTTCGACCGCACCGACTTCGGGCGCTCCAacctctccctccccggcggGCGCTGCCGCGTCAACCCACGGGAGCGGGTGCTCCCCGCCGGGGACTGCACCGCGCACTCCGCCGAGTACGACGTCGCGGCCAACGTGGCGCGCCCGCTCTTCGTCTTCACCGACACCTGGTGCTCCTCGGGCACCGTCGCGCCCGACGGCTCGCTCGTGCAGACCGGCGGCTGGAACGACGGCTACCGCTGCGCGCGCACCATGCccgtgtgcggcggcggcgacaggagCTGCGACTGGTCGGAGAAGCAGGACGCGCTCACCGCCAACCGGTGGTACGCCACCAACCAGATCCTTCCAGACGGCCGCGCGTTCATCATCGGTGGCCGGAGGCAGTTCAGCTACGAGTTCTACCCCAAGGCTGACCCATCCGATACGTCTGTCGTCCAGATGCCATTTCTGATGCAGACGAGGGATCCCGAGGAGAACAATCTCTATCCGTTCGTACACCTCAGCATAGATGGCAACCTCTTCATCTTCACCAACAACCGCGCCATCCTCCTGGACTACAAGAGGAACAAGGTCGTGCGGACGTACCCcgtgctggccggcggcgaccccAGGAACTACCCCAGCTCGGGCTCGTCGGTGCTGCTCCCCCTGAGTCCCAACCCTACCGAGGCCGAGGTGCTGGTTTGCGGCGGCGCGCCGTCGGGGTCCTACAACTCCACGAAAGGCGGCGCCCGCATCTTCGTCCCGGCGCTGACGACGTGCGGGCGGATCAAGATCACCGACGCCTCGCCGGCGTGGGTCATCGAGACAATGCCGTCGCCGCGGGTGATGGGCGACATGATCCTGCTCCCGAACGGCGCGGAGGTGGCGATCATCAACGGCGCCGCGGACGGCACCGCCGGGTGGGAGGCCGCCAGCACCCCGAACTACGCGCCCGTCATCTACCGGCCCAACCACTCGCCGGGGGACCGGTTCGAGGAGCAGGCCGCGACGGGCGTCCCGCGGCTGTACCACTCCTCGGTGGTGCTCCTCCGCGACGGCCGGCTGCTGGTGGGCGGCAGCAACCCGCACATCTACTACAACTTCAGCGACGTGCGGTACCCCACCGAGCTCAGCCTGGAGGCCTTCTCGCCGGAGTACCTCGACCCGTCCAACGACTTGCTCCGGCCCAGGATCCTCAGCCCGTCCCcgaccggcgcggcggcgagcgtgaCCTACGGGGCGAAGCTGGCGCTCAAGTTCTCGGTCCCCGCatccgcgaggaggaggaggaggcgcggcggcgccggcgccggctccggctccggcggcctcgAGGAGGTGTCGGTGACGATGGTGGCGCCGTCGTTCACGACGCACTCGCTCGCTATGAACCAGCGGCTGCTGTTCCTGGAGGTGGCCAagacggcggcggtgcgcggccTGGCCGGCACGTACTACGTGTCCGCGAcgatgccggcgacggcggtccTGGCGCCGCCGGGGTACTACATGGTGTTCGTGGTGAACGGGCACGTCCCCAGCGAGGGGATCTGGGTCCACATACAGTGA
- the LOC120692731 gene encoding probable carboxylesterase 17, protein MRRRRMGALHVVGEPRVSFQHHQQPAVAAAGKSVGHGPVVEEIHGLIRVYKDGHVERPPAIPDVPCTWGATAPGAPGGVAARDVVVDRATGVWARLYAPVAGGGLPVVVYFHGGGFCVGSAAWSCYHEFLAQLAARAGCAVMSVDYRLAPEHRLPAAFDDGLAAVRWLRHQASLATGRGAAPDEVSWWRARCGFDRVFLMGDSAGANIAFHVAARLGQGHLGALSPLAVRGAVLVQPFFGGEARTASERTMAQPPRSALTLPTSDCYWRLALPPGAGRDHPWCNPLSRAAPRLEALPLPPLLVCVSEADVLRDRNLELCRALRRAGKAVEQAVYGGVGHAFQVLHNCHLSQPRTQEMLENIGAFVSAR, encoded by the coding sequence ATGAGGAGGCGGAGGATGGGGGCACTGCACGTCGTCGGTGAGCCTAGGGTCAGCTTCCAGCACCACCAGcagcccgccgtcgccgccgccggcaagagCGTCGGCCACGGCCCCGTCGTCGAGGAGATCCACGGCCTCATACGCGTCTACAAGGACGGCCACGTCGAACGGCCCCCGGCGATCCCCGACGTGCCCTGCACGTGGGGCGCCACGGCGCCCGGCGCGccgggcggcgtcgcggcgaggGACGTGGTGGTCGACCGCGCCACGGGGGTGTGGGCGCGGCTCTACGCGCCGGTGGCTGGAGGCGGGCTCCCCGTCGTGGTGTACTTCCACGGCGGCGGGTTCTGCGTCGGCTCCGCGGCCTGGAGCTGCTACCACGAGTTCCTCGCGCAGCTCGCCGCGCGGGCGGGCTGCGCCGTCATGTCCGTGGACTACCGCCTCGCGCCCGAGCACCGCCTGCCCGCCGCGTTCGACGACGGGCTCGCGGCGGTGCGCTGGCTGCGGCACCAGGCGTCCCTGGCCaccggccgcggcgcggcccCCGACGAGGTCTCCTGGTGGCGGGCCCGCTGCGGCTTCGACCGCGTGTTCCTCATGGGGGACAGCGCGGGCGCCAACATCGCCTTCCACGTCGCCGCGCGGCTGGGCCAGGGCCACCTCGGCGCGCTGTCCCCGCTCGCCGTCCGGGGCGCCGTCCTCGTCCAGCCCTTCTTCGGCGGCGAGGCCCGCACCGCGTCGGAGAGGACCATGGCGCAGCCGCCGCGGTCCGCGCTGACGCTCCCGACCTCCGACTGCTACTGGCGGCTGGCGCtgccgcccggcgccggccgcgaccACCCCTGGTGCAACCCGCtgtcccgcgccgcgccgcgcctggaGGCCCTCCCGCTGCCGCCCCTCTTGGTGTGCGTCTCGGAGGCGGACGTCCTGCGCGACCGCAACCTGGAGCTGTGCCGGGCCCTGCGCAGGGCCGGCAAGGCCGTGGAGCAGGCCGTGTACGGCGGCGTCGGGCACGCGTTCCAGGTGCTGCACAACTGCCACCTGTCCCAGCCGCGGACGCAGGAGATGCTCGAGAACATCGGGGCCTTCGTCAGCGCCAggtag